The following are encoded together in the Panicum virgatum strain AP13 chromosome 6K, P.virgatum_v5, whole genome shotgun sequence genome:
- the LOC120712906 gene encoding BTB/POZ and MATH domain-containing protein 1-like isoform X1, with amino-acid sequence MKQLEAKMSGAGFLELKLHYADPKTIDLVVGDAVSSEVISAGGYLWKINCYPRGYREEDRGQYVSMYLELISDSIAVKTICQVFLQGRGGEPSFSHEKKLVKVYSDSEDSNCWGWNQFLKRSVLESTYLSNGWVTFLCSIIVLGDETIIVPPSNIGSDLSLLLDRKVGTDVSFIVKGETIQAHRAILAARSQVFQAELFGSMADSKSASITLQDIEPATFKAMLGFMYTDELPEDDEFGDAFIEIMQHLLAAADRYAIDRLKFICARKLWDNISEDTFAQILVCAETYNCPVLKSRCFDYFATDNNLKNIIFTDGFLWLLQEFRPLAAELKARVGM; translated from the exons AT GAAGCAGTTGGAGGCCAAGATGTCGGGCGCTGGTTTTCTCGAGTTGAAGCTTCACTATGCAGATCCGAAGACGATAGATCTCGTCGTCGGGGATGCCGTCAGCTCGGAGGTTATCTCCGCCGGGGGCTACCTCTGGAAGATTAACTGCTACCCGCGTGGATACCGGGAGGAGGACAGGGGCCAGTACGTCTCTATGTACCTCGAGCTCATCAGCGATTCCATAGCCGTCAAGACCATCTGTCAAGTTTTTCTGCAGGGGAGGGGTGGTGAACCATCCTTCTCCCATGAAAAGAAGCTAGTGAAGGTTTACTCTGACTCTGAAGACTCCAACTGCTGGGGTTGGAATCAGTTCCTGAAGCGAAGCGTTCTGGAGTCAACCTACCTCTCCAACGGATGGGTCACGTTTCTGTGTAGTATCATAGTTCTTGGTGATGAAACCATTATCGTGCCACCTTCCAACATAGGGAGTGATCTGAGCCTCCTGCTTGACAGAAAAGTCGGTACCGATGTTTCGTTCATCGTTAAAGGGGAGACAATCCAGGCTCACCGTGCTATTCTCGCTGCTCGCTCACAAGTGTTTCAAGCCGAGCTCTTTGGTTCCATGGCAGATTCCAAATCGGCGTCCATCACGCTGCAAGACATTGAGCCTGCAACCTTTAAAGCTATGCTTGGGTTCATGTACACAGATGAGTTGCCTGAAGATGATGAGTTTGGGGACGCGTTCATTGAGATCATGCAGCATCTGCTTGCTGCGGCTGATCGATATGCAATTGATCGACTGAAGTTTATCTGTGCTCGTAAGCTGTGGGATAACATCTCTGAAGATACATTTgctcaaattttagtttgcgcTGAGACTTACAACTGCCCAGTGTTGAAGAGCAGGTGTTTTGACTACTTTGCAACGGACAACAAcctgaaaaatataattttcaCGGATGGTTTCCTGTGGCTGTTACAGGAATTTCGACCGCTTGCTGCTGAGCTGAAGGCGAGGGTTGGGATGTAA
- the LOC120712906 gene encoding BTB/POZ and MATH domain-containing protein 1-like isoform X2 — protein MSGAGFLELKLHYADPKTIDLVVGDAVSSEVISAGGYLWKINCYPRGYREEDRGQYVSMYLELISDSIAVKTICQVFLQGRGGEPSFSHEKKLVKVYSDSEDSNCWGWNQFLKRSVLESTYLSNGWVTFLCSIIVLGDETIIVPPSNIGSDLSLLLDRKVGTDVSFIVKGETIQAHRAILAARSQVFQAELFGSMADSKSASITLQDIEPATFKAMLGFMYTDELPEDDEFGDAFIEIMQHLLAAADRYAIDRLKFICARKLWDNISEDTFAQILVCAETYNCPVLKSRCFDYFATDNNLKNIIFTDGFLWLLQEFRPLAAELKARVGM, from the coding sequence ATGTCGGGCGCTGGTTTTCTCGAGTTGAAGCTTCACTATGCAGATCCGAAGACGATAGATCTCGTCGTCGGGGATGCCGTCAGCTCGGAGGTTATCTCCGCCGGGGGCTACCTCTGGAAGATTAACTGCTACCCGCGTGGATACCGGGAGGAGGACAGGGGCCAGTACGTCTCTATGTACCTCGAGCTCATCAGCGATTCCATAGCCGTCAAGACCATCTGTCAAGTTTTTCTGCAGGGGAGGGGTGGTGAACCATCCTTCTCCCATGAAAAGAAGCTAGTGAAGGTTTACTCTGACTCTGAAGACTCCAACTGCTGGGGTTGGAATCAGTTCCTGAAGCGAAGCGTTCTGGAGTCAACCTACCTCTCCAACGGATGGGTCACGTTTCTGTGTAGTATCATAGTTCTTGGTGATGAAACCATTATCGTGCCACCTTCCAACATAGGGAGTGATCTGAGCCTCCTGCTTGACAGAAAAGTCGGTACCGATGTTTCGTTCATCGTTAAAGGGGAGACAATCCAGGCTCACCGTGCTATTCTCGCTGCTCGCTCACAAGTGTTTCAAGCCGAGCTCTTTGGTTCCATGGCAGATTCCAAATCGGCGTCCATCACGCTGCAAGACATTGAGCCTGCAACCTTTAAAGCTATGCTTGGGTTCATGTACACAGATGAGTTGCCTGAAGATGATGAGTTTGGGGACGCGTTCATTGAGATCATGCAGCATCTGCTTGCTGCGGCTGATCGATATGCAATTGATCGACTGAAGTTTATCTGTGCTCGTAAGCTGTGGGATAACATCTCTGAAGATACATTTgctcaaattttagtttgcgcTGAGACTTACAACTGCCCAGTGTTGAAGAGCAGGTGTTTTGACTACTTTGCAACGGACAACAAcctgaaaaatataattttcaCGGATGGTTTCCTGTGGCTGTTACAGGAATTTCGACCGCTTGCTGCTGAGCTGAAGGCGAGGGTTGGGATGTAA